A portion of the Misgurnus anguillicaudatus chromosome 16, ASM2758022v2, whole genome shotgun sequence genome contains these proteins:
- the slitrk2 gene encoding SLIT and NTRK-like protein 2 — MLNNILLLSVLTVTSLPSKTESRKTSKDICKNRCSCEEKENALNINCENKGFTTVSLFQPPQNKISQLFLNGNFLTKLSPNEFFNYGNVTSLHLGNNGLQEIKPGAFNGLKNLKRLHLNNNNLEIIREDTFSGLESLEYLQADYNYISAIEAGAFNKLNKLKVLILNDNLLLSLPNNIFRFVMLTHLDLRGNRLKTLPFAGVLEHIGGIMEIQLEENPWNCTCDLIPLKAWLDTISVYVGDIVCETPFRLHGKDVTQLIKQDLCPRRNPGDASHRAMQPPSDSQYQAPSPTLRARVTPTRAPKASRPPKMRYRPTPRVTSSRDKHVFGPIMVYQTRSPVPITCPSVCVCTSQNPDSGLNINCQERKLQNISELQPKPSYPKKLHLTGNYLQTIYRTDLTEYSTLELLHLGNNRIAIIQDGAFENLTSLRRLYLNGNYIESLSQSLFAGMQSLQYLYLEYNIIKEILPLTFNSLHNLQLLFLNNNLLRSLPDNVFGGTMLTRLNLRNNHFSHLPVRGVLDQLSAFIQIDLQENPWDCTCDIVELKNWMELSSTSVVVNEITCDSPSKHAGRLLRSLRNDAICSEPEEVPVTKAPTVVSSSTEATPFPTVTPTDRVPEMPPEVPLSVLILGLLVVFILSVCFGAGLFVFVLKRRKGVESVPSGANNHLDLNSFQVQYGSYNPDAGADKTDNHVYNYIPPPVGQMCQNPIYMQKESEQVAYYRNLKKELSFGTLDPKKDELNRSPAYTISTVEFIDKQPCAKREPELLYQNLVERAKDLPQSGPLSYNFCTLPKKSFIAPYETTRRHNQDRLNKTVLYGTPRKYAAQSKNELSNKLKTEPDYLEVLEKQTAMSQL; from the coding sequence ATGCTGAACAACATTCTGCTACTGAGTGTTTTAACGGTCACCAGTCTCCCATCAAAGACAGAGAGCCGCAAAACTTCCAAAGACATCTGCAAGAACCGGTGCTCGTGCGAGGAGAAGGAGAACGCATTAAACATCAACTGTGAAAACAAGGGTTTCACCACGGTCAGTCTGTTTCAGCCTCCGCAAAACAAAATCAGCCAACTCTTTCTGAATGGAAACTTTCTCACCAAGCTCAGCCCAAACGAATTCTTCAATTATGGTAATGTAACATCTCTGCATTTGGGTAATAATGGCTTGCAGGAAATCAAACCGGGGGCGTTCAATGGGTTAAAAAACTTAAAACGTCTCCATCTTAATAACAATAACTTAGAAATCATTAGAGAGGACACTTTTTCTGGTCTGGAAAGTTTGGAGTATTTGCAGGCTGATTACAATTATATTAGTGCCATTGAAGCAGGTGCGTTTAATAAACTGAATAAACTCAAAGTGCTTATACTCAACGACAACCTTTTGCTCTCTTTGCCTAATAACATATTCCGCTTTGTCATGTTGACGCATTTGGATTTACGGGGAAATCGACTGAAAACGCTGCCGTTTGCTGGTGTCCTGGAGCACATAGGTGGAATAATGGAAATCCAGCTGGAGGAGAATCCATGGAATTGCACTTGCGATTTGATACCTCTGAAAGCCTGGCTGGATACAATTTCGGTCTACGTGGGGGATATCGTTTGCGAGACGCCTTTCAGACTGCACGGCAAAGACGTCACGCAGTTGATAAAGCAAGACCTTTGCCCTAGACGCAATCCTGGAGACGCGAGTCACCGCGCAATGCAGCCGCCGTCTGACTCGCAATACCAGGCTCCATCTCCGACCCTTCGGGCCCGGGTGACGCCGACCAGAGCCCCAAAAGCTTCCCGCCCCCCCAAAATGAGATACCGTCCCACACCGCGCGTCACGTCCAGCAGAGACAAACACGTATTCGGGCCTATCATGGTGTACCAGACACGGTCGCCGGTTCCAATTACGTGTCCGAGCGTTTGCGTGTGTACATCACAAAATCCAGACAGCGGATTAAACATCAATTGCCAGGAACGCAAACTTCAGAACATCTCTGAACTTCAACCCAAACCATCATATCCAAAGAAACTGCATTTAACTGGTAACTATTTGCAAACCATATACAGGACGGACCTGACGGAGTACAGCACCCTCGAGCTTCTGCACTTGGGAAATAACAGAATAGCAATCATTCAGGACGGAGCATTTGAGAATCTGACGAGCCTGCGAAGGCTCTACCTGAATGGCAACTACATTGAAAGCCTGTCTCAGTCTTTATTCGCTGGAATGCAAAGTTTGCAATATCTCTACTTGGAATATAACATCATCAAAGAGATATTACCCCTTACATTCAACTCGCTGCACAACCTGCAGCTTTTGTTTCTTAATAATAACCTCCTGAGATCACTTCCCGACAATGTGTTCGGAGGAACCATGCTGACAAGGCTTAATCTCAGAAACAATCATTTCTCACATCTCCCAGTGCGCGGGGTGCTCGACCAACTCTCCGCCTTCATACAAATAGATCTCCAGGAGAACCCGTGGGACTGCACGTGCGATATCGTGGAGCTGAAGAACTGGATGGAGCTGTCCAGCACCAGCGTCGTTGTGAACGAGATCACGTGCGACTCGCCATCCAAGCACGCAGGCAGGCTTTTGCGCTCCCTTCGCAACGACGCCATCTGCTCGGAACCGGAGGAGGTTCCTGTGACCAAAGCTCCCACCGTGGTGAGCTCGAGCACCGAAGCGACCCCTTTTCCTACCGTAACCCCCACGGACAGAGTGCCCGAGATGCCCCCGGAGGTGCCGCTGTCCGTTCTCATCTTGGGCCTGCTCGTTGTGTTCATCCTCTCCGTGTGCTTCGGGGCGGGTTTGTTCGTGTTCGTCCTCAAACGTCGCAAGGGGGTCGAGAGCGTCCCCTCGGGTGCCAATAACCATTTGGACTTGAACTCTTTCCAAGTACAGTACGGCTCTTACAACCCAGACGCCGGCGCGGATAAAACCGATAATCACGTGTATAACTATATCCCTCCGCCTGTGGGTCAGATGTGCCAAAATCCCATTTACATGCAGAAGGAAAGCGAGCAGGTGGCTTATTACCGGAACCTGAAGAAGGAGCTGAGCTTCGGCACACTTGACCCCAAAAAGGACGAACTTAATCGTAGCCCGGCTTACACTATAAGCACAGTGGAGTTCATTGATAAGCAGCCGTGCGCCAAGCGCGAACCGGAGCTGCTTTACCAGAACCTTGTGGAAAGGGCAAAGGATCTGCCCCAGTCAGGGCCGCTAAGCTATAACTTTTGCACTTTACCCAAAAAATCCTTCATTGCACCATACGAGACCACCCGACGGCATAACCAGGATCGATTAAACAAAACCGTGCTCTACGGGACCCCGAGAAAATATGCCGCACAGTCCAAAAACGAGCTGTCCAACAAGCTTAAAACCGAGCCGGACTACCTCGAAGTTCTGGAGAAACAAACTGCGATGAGTCAGTTGTAA